In Choloepus didactylus isolate mChoDid1 chromosome 18, mChoDid1.pri, whole genome shotgun sequence, a single genomic region encodes these proteins:
- the ARMC7 gene encoding armadillo repeat-containing protein 7 isoform X4: MAQKPKVDLHVGRLGYLQALVTEFQETESQDAKEQVLANLANFAYDPGNYQYLRQLQVLDLFLDSLSEENETLVEFAIAIY, encoded by the exons ATGGCCCAGAAGCCGAAGGTGGACCTTCACGTCGGGCGGCTGGGATACCTGCAGGCGCTGGTCACGGAATTCCAGGAGACGGAGAGCCAAG ACGCTAAGGAGCAAGTCCTGGCCAACCTCGCCAACTTCGCCTACGACCCCGGCAACTACCAGTATCTGCGGCAGCTGCAGGTCCTGGATTTGTTCCTCGATTCGCTGTCGGAGGAGAATGAGACCCTGGTGGAATTTGCCATCG